The following DNA comes from Castanea sativa cultivar Marrone di Chiusa Pesio chromosome 10, ASM4071231v1.
CCCTTGATCTTTGCGTGATTACCTTAGCTACATATGTGATATGTCATCCAGATTACCATAAGACCTAACAGAAGGTAGTtctaatacaaatatatatattttaagctATGATTGAAGCATGATAAAAACGATGTCAATAATAAACCCAAGTAAATATAATTGGCATCATAGGGAAATGACACATATAAAGGGAGTATCGTTTGACATATTTAAAACATAAACATGAGATGCCTGCATCATAATTCGAAATATAAAATTGGAGCAAGAGGATTGTTGCGGTtacaaagatttaaaaataatagataATTCATAGAGATTAACTTAATGCCAAGTGTAGTAaaaagtttaaggatgaaattTCACGAAGCAAAAACAACCATTAAAACCTTAAAGTATAAATAGAGAACTCATTTCAAAGCAACACAAGCATATCTAAGACTTTTTTCACTTGTTATCTCATTAATCCTATTGGGCTTGGGCTCACTGTACTATTGCACTGGCCCTACattcattttacttgtattacACACATAGTGTgcctatataaaataaaaagcactCTCTTCAATACTGTTAGTCACACAAAATATACAGATTATTTAGTTCATGTAAAAATAATAGACAAACAATTATAGTCTACCACAtacaacaattgtgaaaatggTGTGATAAAAATTGGTAGTAGAATAAGTATGCAGGACCTAACGGAAGGTAATTCTaatacaaacatatattttaatcTATGATTGAAGCATGATAAAAAGGGTATCAATGACAAACCCAAGTATAGAAAAGTGGCATCATAGGGAAATGACACATATAAAGGGAGTATAACATctacatatttaaaatatagaCATGATGTGGCTGCATCATAATTcgaaatataaaattggaacAAGAAGATCATTGTAGTTTCAAAGATTTAACAATAATAGATAATTCATAGATTTGGATTGGGCATTTTGTCCAATTTGCCCGTTCAGCATTTTTTTAGTGGATCCCAGTGATACTGTTCACGTACCACCAAACTCACTTTTTCATAGATTCTAGGTAAATTTGGGTCACATAGTACTATTCAcacctttaaaatttattttgctacaatgttttcagcaataaattttcaattttcagcaaataagcggtattcaaacacACCCTTAATGTCAAGTGTCCGTTtgagaataatttatttaactgaaattgaaaacctTTTACTGAAGGAAATTctaatacaaatatattttttaatctatgATTGAAGCACGATAAAAACAGTGTTAAAGACAAACCCAAGTAAAGAAAAGTGGCATCGCAGGGAAATGACACATATAAAGGGAGTATAACATCTACATATTTAAAACATAGATATGATGTGACTACATCATAATTcgaaatataaaattggaacTAGAAGATCATTGCAGTtataaagatttaaaaataacaaataattcatAGAGATTAACTTAATGTCAAGTGTCCATTTGGAAataacttatttagctgaaattgaaaactttttactgaaagtattataaataaaactaaaatgtaactgaaatagtacagtgtggcccatgaataataccaaaaaacaCAATAgaacctatgaatagtattaaaaataaaataaatagtaaaaaaatgttgactttttaagccaatgccaaacGCACAATAGTAAAAAGTTAAGGATGAAATTTCACTGAGCAAAAATAACCGTTTGAGACCTTAAGGTAAAAATAAAGAACTCATCTCAATGCAACACAATCATATCTAAGACTTTTTTCACTTGTTATCTCATTCATCTTATTGGGCTTGAGTTCATTGTACTATTGTACTCGCCATATACTCATTCTACTTGTATTACACACATAGTGTacctatataaaataaaaggctcTCTCTTGtatagtgcttttttttttttttttttgagaaggctCTCTTGTTTAGTGTTAATTGCACAAAATATAcagattattatttattaagttCATGTAAAAGTAATAGACGGTCAATCACAGTCTGCCACATACAACAGTTGCAGAAATGGTGTGATAAAAATTATGGTACTAGAATAACTATGCAGGAAGCTGGTTATttacatccttttttttttttagaatattatttaCATCCATTTAGAGtttagttttgctttatttcattaattgcTTCATAGTTTAAGCCGCTTCTATTGCAGTAGTTATTACTTTGTACTTTTCTTTGATGATTGACGCAGTTTATCTGAGTTATTATTGATACTTTCGAATTGATTTTTGATAAAGTAAAAATCCTTTTTAttcaggaaaaagaaaaacaaaccgTATCCTTATTTGAAACGAGGTCAGATCGTTAGATAGAAGGCTTAGAATAGCCCCGGGCTTCatttaccaaaaattaaaataggtgCAAAGAGAAGCCATTCAACTCATCTTTACTGTccattaagaaaaaattaaaactaaaattaaaacaattgcTCTAGCTAAGTAACTCATTTTTTTGACGCACCTGTGTAAACTATGCGTGGACCATTTTATTCTGTGAAGATTGAAGAAAGAtcaggaatatatatatatatatatatatatatatatatatatatatatagagagagagagagagagagagagagagagagagagagaacgtaAAGGGAAGAAAATTACACTTCCATCTACTCGTTAAAGGGGTGACAGTTTCAGCACTGGCAACGCTATTACTAAAGCTGCAATAATGGCATCTTTGCAGGAAGGGATACATGTGAATTTggacttgaattgaaatttatatttagcAGGTACTTATTAAATAGCATGCAATATCTATAAACCATTAACAAACAGAAGGACATTTTGTGTGACTATTCTGACTACCATGTGCAAATTCTATAAGATTGTAATCATTTTACTGGAAGGAGAAGTAATCACAAAAATCAAGGATAAGTAAtcacaaaaatcacaaaaaaccATTACCATGTGCAGTAACCCTCATGCAATCAGTATAAACATATCTCCAGCATTCAGAATGGTATTCCTTCCACCTCCCAAAGCAATCAACGTTTTATCAAGAGGGACATGAAATAACTAAATGCTGATAGTCTAAAGAATAGTTGAGCAGATATGTTGCACACACTTTATTACAGAAATAAACAGTGTTCCCAATTTGCCATGCAATATTTAGCACAAAAGACGAGCAAAGACATTTCATGACATTTATTGCTGAAATAAACAATGTTCCCAATTTGCCAAGCAATATTTAGCGCAATAGACGAGCAAAGACATTTCATGACATTTATTACGGAAACAAAGTTTCCAATTTCCAGCATAAGGGACTGAACAAGAACACAAGTCAAGTTCCTCAGCTGCATGTTACATTGTTACACAAGTACATGCATATACTTGATATACAAATCTATGAATACACCCAGAGACAAAAGAAATAAGATACAAGAAACACGTAAAAGGACAAGAAGCTaggatttatttaaaaattttgttgtttttaattgGCAAAAAAAAGGGGTCAAGCCACAGCCACACACAAATGTATCACTATTTCTATCACCCCTCagcaaacaaatataaaaataaaataaaagtgccTGGTGCATAGACATTTTAGCTGATAGAGGATTTCGCAGTGATGTTACTTGCAGACCAACATTTCAACACCCAAAATATCACCTGAAATAGGAAATTGACCTGGAACATCGCAATGAAATCACCTAGAGTATCCAGAAGGTGGATAAGCAGGAGGAGGATAAGCAGATGGAGGATAACCCGCAGCTGGATAGCCTTGAGCCTGAGGAGGTGGATAACCGTAGGACTGTCCGTATGCTGGTTGAGGTGGATATCCAACAGAAGGAGGAATTGGCTGGTCAATGCGAGACATCTGCTGCATGGGGGGTATTGCCATTACTGGTTGAGGCCCAAACTTCCCATCACGTTTGTCCATTTCAACTTTGTGTTGTGTCTGCAAATAACCCCAGTTAGCGAGTATAAAACATTATTTCATTGCAAATACTTACATATGTTTTCCCACTTGCATGTATTTTTATCACTTTCATACCTGCATACAAGCGCAAACCctacaaaaaggaaaattaatcataaaGTCAGTAAGTAATTTTGACCCAACTTAACTGAGAAAGATCAGTAGGAAATAGGGAAGAAAAGTCTTACGTGCAGTATACCATGTCCGACAAGCAAGACAATATTTGAGATGCCTCTTGAATTTCACTACTTCCAACAATCATTGCAACTATGGAAAAGATGCACGCAAGTTGTTGTAGGCAGAACATGAAACCCTGAAAACAGGAGTTAAAATGTATACAGAGTTGCAAACACacgcacagagagagagagagagagagagagagagagagagagagagtacaatGATGCAATTATCACATTGTGTTGTCTGTATATTAAACTCATCTTGTAACATAAACCGGGTTGAAGCCACTGAATTTCCAAAGCAGAGAAAAACCTGGATGATCAAACACATGATAATAATACCATTAATTACAGCAACAGAGGATCTTTATGACTACcacagaaatttgaaaattgttcaCAGGTAATAGAAAACCTTCATCTGTTTATATCCATTATATGAATGATTTCAAATGAAAGATGTGATCAATTCTGAGAGCCCCAAATATCAATAGCTATAACTAACAGAGGGTAGAGGATATTGCCATAAAGCCAGAACTGAGCAATCTCAGGAATTATAATGCTTTGTTGATGCAGCATAAAGACAGTCCAGTActcttcttctgcttcttcttcctctttttttatttatttatttatttttaaattaagtaaATTACTCAATTAATCGGGCATTGGGGCGATGGCAAATGTCTTCTACCAAAAGTGACAGGTCACGGATTTGAGTTTGGGTATCAACCTCTCCAACAAATTTGGGGTAAGGCTACCTACTATGACCTCTCCCATACCCCCACAAAAGTGGGAGCTTTGAGCAGTAGgtaggaatttttttaataaataaatcaattacTCTGTCTCCTCCATGAGGAACAAACATGCACCATAATTAAATAATGGGACTACAGCAAGggatgcccccccccccccccccaaattaaCGTTAAAAGCTATCTCATGAAACTTCTCTATCACAACATGTGGGACCCACATGTGTGGGATCATACATGTGAAAGAGATGCCTTGTGAAACTGTCTCATGAGataatttttccattaatgtcgcttatgtttttttttttttgataagtaataaagatttattgatataaaaaataaaaaaaaaaaaaaaacacccaagtACACAAGGAGTATAAGGGGTGTAcatatcaaatacaaaaattacataaatcaagaAAATCCATTAATGTCGCTTAtgtaaactatatttttatttatttatataatacgTACAACTAGTGAAGGTTACAAAAGGAGAGTTGCTTGTATAAACTATCACATTTACTTTCTGCACAACATGTGCCTATTTTGTAGAAGGTAGAGCAATTGATAAATTACCGATTattccaaaaatttaaattgttaaaaaatggggaatttatttatttaatttgagaTGCAAGATCTGATTTAGGACTCCTACACtaataccatgataaattatAGATTGTCTCAAAAAATTAAGCCATTAGAagatggtgaatttaatcatttaatctaaCAACATACATATGGAAGCAAAAGAGCTAAACAACGACATTAGTGAATTTTCAAAAGTATTTAATTACTAAGATTGGggcctttcttttatttaacttttctaaaatataattcCAACAAAGTATATCTCTTATTTTGGCAAAAAAATAGGCATACAATATTTAGACATAGCCCACATCAAGGCCTAGTGCACTGCAACAGACCTCGAATTGATGAATTAATAAGTGATGATATAAATCTAACTCTGATAAAATCTTAAAACTTCAATTGATAAGTTCAGGGGAAGGAATGATTTGGTCTAGCACTGACACCAATCTCTACAATACAGCACCAGGCATTACAGTGCCCAACAGGCAGGACCATTACAACAaagtatcaaaaataaatatattttgacattttaaatATAGCACATGGGGAAGagaatcaacaaaaaaatatttattgatatttaaaatttagggatGGCAACGGCACAGGCCTGGGTTGGATCATGGAGGCCCCATCTCCaccccatcttttttttttggggggggttgGGGGGGAGGCAATAAGATTATTGAGAGAGGAAAACAAGAGGTACCTCATTTTAACTGATTCTCAATCTTCACttaatggggaaaaaaaattaaacattggGTTTGGGTTTCTAGGGTAGGATGCTGGGATGTTCCATCATAATGTATTTGCATCAAGAGTAATGTAAATGGGTTGGTTAAGGATTGCTGACCCTAAAGTTTTGGGACTAAGACTTGGttgttattatcattattatagTGATGCAAGTGGGTGACAACATTTGTTTTAATGCAATGTGTTTGAAAACTAGAGAAAAGcatttttgtgtggaaaatcattttagaaaaacaAGGGGCAACAGTAGGTTAGCGTCAAGATATATTTGGAAACCCAACATAACCTAGTCAACCACGTCTACTTCACCCTCTAAATCATACTGCTCTTATTGGGTTAGGAGCAACATGGTCTTTTATTGGAGAGGGTAGGCCGGTAGGGGcccaaacaaaaacccaaagaaGGGACAAGTGTGGCCTCCACTAGTGTTAGTCACTGATGATTAGTTTAGTGCGTATGACATAACATCATTGGTGCCTGCCGTATTCAACTTGAGACTTTGAAATTTCTACCACAAAAATACCAGAACTGAAGCAAAAATCCCACAAACATCATCCATAATTTCATATGAAGCAACGCCTAGataatcattttaattaatgcttttttatcctttttctttcacCGTGTCATATTTTGCTAATATTTTCAAGCTATGGAATGAATTCTCTCACATTGAACGGGTTAAGGTGAATTGAAGTTGGGACCATTGAATGAAGCATTAGACTGTATTGTTGTTCTCAAGAATATCTTGCCAAACGACAACCAAGATTCCATGTAGCTTCAAAAGGTAAGCTATTAGTTGAATTTTCAATGGCTTTGCTGGGACACAGAACATTTCCGGTTGAGTGATGCCTTTGGCCATTTTAAAAACCTGAAATTCATTTCTCTATCTTCTCATGGGTAATTAATCTGACATGTCAAGAGGTGTTTGCAGTTAAGGAGACACTGACTCAAATTTTGTCTATGTGCAAATATCAGAAACTTTATGAT
Coding sequences within:
- the LOC142613893 gene encoding uncharacterized protein LOC142613893, coding for MAASQEYMDKMQLRQNYRNLWHTDLLGTIQADTPYCCFAFFCGPCASYLLRKRALYNDMSRYVCCAGYMPCSGRCGESKCPEFCLFTEVFLCFGNSVASTRFMLQDEFNIQTTQCDNCIIGFMFCLQQLACIFSIVAMIVGSSEIQEASQILSCLSDMVYCTVCACMQTQHKVEMDKRDGKFGPQPVMAIPPMQQMSRIDQPIPPSVGYPPQPAYGQSYGYPPPQAQGYPAAGYPPSAYPPPAYPPSGYSR